acatttggtgctcttgTTTTACAGCTACAGGGCGGTTTATGTGGGATTtactcaaaataaactgcagataATAAAGGAACAACAATGGATACATCATGTGCTGGTTACAGGAACAATAACTGTTATTAGGAAAAGAGAAGTTCATCTGAAATTCAAAGACCAAACATTAATTCTCATAAAGGCCTGGTCACTGTTCTCATATTAACCACAGGTCAACCGTGTCTTGTGATTGGTGGAGTTTCTGCTTGATTACATGTCCTCCCACCGTGTCTCCCCCTACTGTGATTTTAGAGCTTCTCCATCTGGCACGAACGCCATTAAATAACCTCAGGTCACTGTGAATATATTGGCCCTACTGCCATAATATGACAGCTGTTACCTGCAgagctcattttattttatctgcaaACAATATCACAAGTGGGGCgccctggtagctcacctggtagagcataCACCCCATGAGTCTTGCCCCTGTTTAGTTGTCTCTAATAAATTAAGGTTCAAAAGCTCCCAAAATAATCTTAGAATATCTGCAAGTGGTATGTTTAAGTAAACAAGTGCACGACAACCCAACCTCTTTGTTCATGCCTTGTGAAGTATCGCCTTCATTTCAGTCTCGAGTTGAACTCCGTCATTCACATTTGTGACTTGTTGAAGTTTTTGATGGAGACACAACGAAAGTTAGTTAATTGTCAGAAATCGTCATTAATCGTTTCAGTCATAGTTTGGGCAAAAATactattaaaatgaaaatattatttattgtctGGGAGTTGTTTTGCTggtcagacaaaagaaaatatttcaatGCGTCGCCTTCTGACATTTTATCGACAAAATTAttaattagtaaaaaaaataaataataataattagttgcaACCCTGGATCAAATTGTATCAAATTAACAAATAGCTTATCAatcagttgtttgtttctgatatTGTCATAAATGAAATGCCATTTAACTTGGTCCTGTTTTGTCcagaaacagcattttaatttagttacacacttttttaaattaatcttcttcacctctttggTTGAAATCACTTTATTCACAGTATTTTCTTTGACACATTCATCATcaaaatttgattttgtttatcaGATTATGTGTGATGCcagatgaatattttaaataaacttgaGCGTTCCTCTGGTTCATGCAGAGTACAGTTTCAGCAGGAGAACCCAGATTATTAGGCCAtgtattcagtgtttattttgggCTTTCCGAGCATTTGAACTGGCGGGAAGAGCCGTATACAGTGTTTCCttactgtataaatatttatgaGTTTCAACTGACTAATTTAGACTTCTAGGGCTTAGTGTTAGTTTCACTTCTTATCAGACGTTGCATGAACTTAAACGGTAATACGGTGACATTTTCCTTTCATCCCACCAACACTGATCTTACAGCGATAAATCATACTTGAAATCCTGTACGTTGGAAACctgttttatgtgtatacatgacCATAAAATCAGGTTCCACCAGCTGAAATGTAGCCGTGTTTCTCTAATCCTTCTACCCAATTATGAAAAACCTCATTCATATGACATGTAAGAAATCAGGTTACTGCAGTATCAGTATCCCAGTTACTTAAAAGCATGCAAATACGCATGAATCACTCTGTTTTGGCTACAGACGTCCCACTCTTTGCCTGTGTGAACACGCAGAATGTCATTAAGTGACCAAAATGTGAATAAGCCCTTCCTTTTAAATCTCATGCCTGTAAAAGTAAACTAAATCAGAATTGGCTTTTCAACAGTCGCTGTGGTTTATGCAGCGATTACTCCGCAAATTTAACTTCTGTCCTTGGCCAGACGAGGCTCACACTCAGCTTCTCACATCCTGGGAACACATACAGAGACAGATCACACGCCTTTCAAGCTTTGCCAAATGTAACAGTCACAGCACATTGAgggttagctgttagctgtgtaAAATGCACTTACTGTAAAATATTGCAGCTGACAAACCGTGCCAAAGTTCATGGGTAAACATCCCGGAGCTGATTAAATCCTCTTTATACTTAGAGCAGTTTGTTTGAACGATTCCCCCCGCGGTCGGACCTCCCTTTGTGTGTTGTCCTGTCTGCTGATGTCGGTTTATTTTGTCTGCCCTGCTtcacaggagctgctggagaagtTCATGGAGGGAAACGTAAGCCTGGATCAGTTTTTGGGCTCCTTCCAAAGCTCAAGGAAGATGTATCATATCCGCCGGGCTCAAGTGGAGAAGATGCAGGAGGTCGCCCAGGAAAAGCGGCAACCGGGCAAAACCAAGCGAGCGGAGGAGAGCAAAGTCCCGGAGGTAAAGAAAGACTCGGAGCAGCCTCAGGAGCCTCAGCGGCCCAACGGCTTCGTAGCGCAGGGACCTCTTAGAGTGTTCCAGGTACGCTACGGCCTAACGCCAGccatcctcctccctcattACCCTGTTTCTCCACCTGCCTCGGCTCCATGCTATCCAAGTAGTACCCCCACACCTGAACCCCAACCGGGACAGACCCACATCCTCAGCCCCAGTACCCCGCTCCCAGGACACGCCCAGCCGGTCGGCCTCAGGGTCATCGGACAGTTGCCGGGTGGCTGGCCGGCTAACGGGCGGCCGGTGAGAGTGCAGCAGCTTTACAGGCCAAACCCTCAACAGCCTGAACCGCCGTACCGATAAGTTCAAGCAGaaagcgggggggggggggggggaggatgaggatgaggatgaggatgaagagccGGTTTGAGAGGTCTTCTAAGACGTCGAACCAAACCGTCACAATAATGTAAGCAAAGACTGATCCAGAGACAGGCAGCCCTGCAGACGTCCGTTTCTGTTCTCCATCCATGACTCACAAACGTAACCAGAGCAGAGATAGTGAGGCGGCatgtgacagagacagggaggaCTGGGGATGGGCTCCGATAGCCAGATCAGAATGAATCTCTTATCAAACCTTTTATCTCACctcttttcaaaacaaagtCGAATCCGCCATCACTGCGGTGAGCACATTTACATTGACAAGATGTTCAGGTTAATCACAGTCAGCCGCCGCCTGCTCTGACTGCGTGAACGCTGAAAAATAACTAACGTTTCTTTGGACTTCCACAGTCTAGATGTGAAAGTGCTTTGTGGAGTATGAGCATTAATTACTAAACTTGGAATTTAAATCATCAAACTCTGatttaataaaaatcagaaGCATACTGCAAAGGACCAGGATACGTAGCTTCGAGCAAGCAAGAGGGCAGCCAGATAGTAGCTCACTAGCTGCTCTGTGTAGGCAGATGAATGaagcttctttttaaaaacccagtttttataaaaagtgcttttgtttagctttttttaaCTGGGTGGATTATGACAGGAGAATATAGcacaataataaaagaaaaaaacgttaAAGGCATCACAGATCAAACTGCATTTTTGCAGTTCATGGTCGCTCTGCCGTTGCGTGTGCCACTCAGAAACATGAGGatttaataaaagtaaaagtaaaatggaTTTCATGGAGTAAAAGCTTGTGGCTTTTCTTGTGTACTTTCCTGTCTCTCCCCCAAAGTCTCGACTTTGTTACTCGACCAGTTaatgtttgttgtgctgtgatATGCAGCAGAGAGGCTGGAATTAAACCCACTCTCACTCTGCTAGGTGACATATCAGGACACCCTATGATGACCTTATTGTCAACCTGTCAATAGGATCTCCTTGGACATATCTCTTTATGAATGAAATCCAACAAGTGACATGGCACCGCAGTGATGGCAGCTTGTCTACTTCCGCCTACAACTTGGATTTGTGCATAGGTAGCAGCTTTTAATTCATCAGATTAGATCAGCTGTAGCTAATTGAAGTTCAGTCTGTAACGGCTTTATCACGGTGCTCAGATCCAGCCgcctttaaacaaaaaaaaaaactgcagtgtttCTGCCTTCTCAGACAAACAAGTTATGATTACACATCTTtcacttattttatatttgataaagGATTCGATAAATTGCTATCGTACCCCATCCCTGTGGAGAagtttttattgtaattattaattttatttgaattttttctATAGGTTGGAGGGATGTGAAGCACAGGGTTGTGAAGCACATCTTTAATGCCAATattagaaagaagaagaaaagaaaagaaagaaagaggctcTCATTGTTCAGTCATAAGACAAAGAGAGGCTTTGTGAGATGCCAAGTCATCGAAGTGAATGATGGCATCAATAAAACGTTGTTTAATATaaactctctttgtttttttcatcttgtcaAATAAGGCAGTGACATTCATACAGATCATGAATGCTGATAATATTAGATCATCATAGAGCAaagttttaaacaaaaacagagcggGTGGTATTTATATTTGCAGTGTCGAGTGTGTTAGCATCACAGATGATTACCCAAAGCTGTCTTGCCTTCTCATgcgattttttattttttttaattttttttttttatgaacagtGTTGGAGCTCgcaagatttatttattcatgtaaatcCTATTTTAAATGGCTGACTTCAAAGCTTCTTGTTTACCGTGGTAAATGAGAagcttcttctccttttcaAGGCAgccagtgtttttatttctccccGCCACCCGAACTGAGATGCAGAGTGAGGGGAATTTAATCTCTATGAGAATGCCGGCGCTCTGCAAGCCCACAGTCAATTATGAAGACGTTCAGGAGGTTTCCCCTCTCATTTCGctctccttttttctcattATCCATCCTTCAgcatttaaagacagaaaagcttTGGAATGTGGTTTTTGATGGTTCTGCTCTATACATTTTGCTCATTAATAACTCATATAAGTGCATGCTTACTACAGCTTGACAAAGTACATGAAAATGCCTTTTTGTAGGCCAGTGCCCAGTGGCATAAAGCGTCTTTGAAATCTTTATGATTTGAATTGTAAAGAAAGAGGTGTTCTAATTTAACTTCctagaaatatttttaaatgagcaAGATTACTAAATGCATTTCAAGGTTTTATTTAAGAGTAgctttgttttgggttttttgttttttgccatcATTTCTAGCAAACAGCTCTCCGCACAAACAAGCTGCTAAGATCTGTGAATGCAGCtgcatcagtaaaaaaaaagaaaagaagtggaaATGCCAAGAGATGCAACATTTCTGGGTGAAAATAATATTACCTGATACTGTGTTTTTGGCTCTACCTCTCTGCCCAGGTCTTTGTGTCTCTGATCTGATACaaggtaaaacatttttttagccTCAACTGCAGATATTCCCCCAAAAATATGTGGATGCTTCACTGATACCGAAATGCACCTTTTGTCTGGCAGTGTAATGAACTAGTGAGCtatatacatgttttaattttatcatattagttttgttttttaattcttagtatttgtttttttgtttttttttggaatctATGTATCTAttctgctttttgtgtttttatttattactgggggaaaactgaaaatatatttcataacaAAAAAGCAGCCAGGCCATCAGACGAGTTATAAACGAACCCCTAGGTTAGTCAGACGTAAAATGAATTGGTAAAATTATGTCCTAAACAGTGTTTCTGATTATCTGACTGCATTTGTTTCTTGCCCTGTTGAACTTCTTTTTATCAGCGTTGCCACATTCACAGATCTTACTTTGATGAGTACAATGTTATTTTGATGTTGTTAAATTAATGATGGCCTGTGGTCTGTTTTCTGGCACACAAAAATGGTCAAATCAGTGAATGAAATTTAAATGTACCAAGGCCATTTTTCTCTCCAGACTGACTTTGAAATGCCTTTTTCTACTTAGTCCACTAtaggctgtttttttatttttattttctttaacttcaccttttttttgtttttttttattttattacattttttttgtaccattgtttttatttaatttcatgccATCGCCCACAGGGTTTTTACTTACAATGTCTTACTAAATCAAAGGATACCTCACCTTTTTATTATGCACACTATGAACACAACAACTGAGAAAAGTTTGATTTGTAGTCAAGACTTGAGAAATCACTCGATATTCAGACGTTTAGCATAGCTTAAGTTAACTTAGCCTAggataaagactgaaaactgaGGGAAAGAGGTCATTAGGAAATCCAACACAAATATTGTGGTAAAACCCTCCCACCCTATATGACACGAGGTTGTGCTGGACTATTTCCTGGCCAGGTGGAGTAACTTCTTGGAGtctctgactgactggttgGTTAGACCCAGGTATATAGCCTAGGGGAGGGATTGTTAATCAGGCCATTATTTCCACTTGGTGTACTAATGCACCATCTTGTTGTGACGACTGACATCTGAGTCGTTAAAGTCACTGGAGTCCAACTGAAGTGACTCCAACGACTGTCATCAACACCAGAAGACGGGTAACCTTAACAGCTGCCATCCTCACCGGAGgtcaggtgaccttaacgactaGGACCTTTGTTGCGACTACAAGGAGCACTAACAAACCAAGTGGAAACAATGGCCTGGTTAACAATCCCAACACCTGTATCTCCCCActagtcagtcagaactgaagaagcctcttggatgaaggtgaaacgtcttcacggatctacaaccaagtccagttgaCCCATCTTGAAGAGAGGTGGCTACCTCCTAATGACAATACGTCTCCAGGAAGTTACATTGACTTGTAGTTCgtacagattaaacaacaaGTGGAGGTATatgagatataacatgttaCTTGGTGAGTTGGTCATAGGGGGATTCTGACACCTTCAGGCTAACTATCCCCCCGGttccagtcttaatgctaagctaagctaattttCTGTTGGCTCCAGCTTCAAGTTTAGAGTACACACATTAGAGTAGTGTCAATCTTATCTTgtgacaagaaaacaaatgtcccAGAATATCAAGCTATTCTTTTAAGTAGAACTCAAGAAATATCTTCACATTTTTTGATGTAACTAGGCACTGGCTCCAACCAAACATGCAGTTCTGTTTCCACTCAGGGtcttagagaaagaaaaatgcagtgCCGCTTGATAACCTGTAGCACAGATGGACCCAGGGTGACGGTGAATCCGGACCCATGGATCTCATGTGGCCCCCCCACCCCGTTTTCTTTACAGGTGCATGGCAGAGAGACTCAAACCATAACCACAGTGACACCAAATCACCCCTGACATTCCTCTGTTGCAGTGAGATTTGACTGAATGAAGGTTGTAATAGTTTATTgcttgagtttttttgtttttgtttgtttttgtaacgGTGTTGTCTGTTGTGGCTAAAAACAACCGAGAATCCACCCTCAATAAAATCACTGGAATTTTATTCAGGCCAGATGATTTATGTAAGATTGGAAGCTTACGTGTTTGAAATATTCTCAAAATGTAAAGTGCTTGTTTCTGCaattgtggttttgtttgtctggTCTGTTATattgtgtgtctcttttctaTCAAGGATTTCGCCCAGCAGCCTTCATTTACGAGCTGTAATGAAATACTTTACTTTagagtttaaatttaaataaagtgcGACCACTCGCTAAGGCAAACACCCCCAAACATTGATTACACATGATTTACATCAGAGCATCACAGACGAAGGGAACTGTGGCTGCAGGCGGTCGTACCAGATGATTATGAGCGATGTCAAAGCCGATCAGTGCTACATTGAGTGAAGATGAGCTAATAATATCCAAGT
This genomic stretch from Larimichthys crocea isolate SSNF chromosome III, L_crocea_2.0, whole genome shotgun sequence harbors:
- the vps37d gene encoding vacuolar protein sorting-associated protein 37D isoform X1; this encodes MSNLMESNTCPDGYRALNTSELRELLQNDDKMDQIIRLNEKFQELQVDREMLLTTNRSLAEDSLARRPRLCNGKLQLAEKYRELSNLATTCWEKQSQLEAHVQRHSLQTAQNLLQEEVARAEEHSEELLEKFMEGNVSLDQFLGSFQSSRKMYHIRRAQVEKMQEVAQEKRQPGKTKRAEESKVPEVKKDSEQPQEPQRPNGFVAQGPLRVFQVRYGLTPAILLPHYPVSPPASAPCYPSSTPTPEPQPGQTHILSPSTPLPGHAQPVGLRVIGQLPGGWPANGRPVRVQQLYRPNPQQPEPPYR